The following is a genomic window from Flavobacterium crassostreae.
GTCTGCAACACGCTCCACAGAAATAAAACAATCTCCACTGATTTCTGCACCCATAGTATAATCAAAACTAATCACGTCTGTTAGGGTATCGTGATCTAGGTATTCTAAATTAATTTTATGTAGGTAGTCGTCATCACAAAAAATATAATTAATTTCTCCTTCCTTTTTGTTTTCGGATAAAATAACTTGCGATAACCACGCTGCTATAGCCGCTTCGTTATCTAAATTGAATTCGTTTTCGTAATTAAAATTGATCATTTTTTATTAAAATATTCTTGAACCTTATGGTTAAAATTGGAACGCAAAGGTAAGGATTGTCTATTCAAAATCTCTATGCTATTTAAATAATCTAACAAGGCCTTAGGCAAAGGCTTAGCATTAGCGCTAAATTGGTTTTTACTGATTTCAGATTGTCTTTTAGGATCCTCGCCTTGTTCTTTAATAGCAGTGTCCAATTGTAATAATTCTCTTTGTATACGAAGTATTTTTTGCAAATTATCTGGTGTAAGTCCTTTGTTCAGAAGTTGTTTTTCTAGTTGCTTCATTTGTTCTAAAGCATTTTGGCCGCCCATAGAGAATCCTTGTTTTTTTAATTCACGATCCAATGCTTCTCTAAGTAATTGTTGTTCTTTATAAATTTCTAGAATTTCTTTAGCATCTCCTTCTCCATCCTTTCCTTCTCCATCCTTACTTCCTTTAGAATTGCCAGGGTTTTTGTCGCCAGGATCTTTGCCAGATTCTATAGCGCTTTTTATTTTTTGACCCAAGCCTTCTTGTCTTTTGATTATATCTGGCAATTGCATTGCGTCACCATCACCGGGTTTTGGTTTTCCGGAACCCGGTTGGGACAAAGAAAGCTGCATGACACTAAGATAATTACTCAAAAAATCTCCTAATTTATTGGCTGCAGCAATAGTGTATTGCTGATGGGAAATACCTTTTGCAAATTGCATATCGGTAAAACGTTCTAAAGAATTATCAATATTGTACTGCATATTGCCTATTTGTTTGGTTACGTCTTCGGCTATGGTGGGATTACGCAAAGACATCGCATAGAGACTATCGTCTAGATGTTGGAACTGTTCTTTGAGATTTTGTTGCCATTTAATTTTTTTGCTAATGGTAGCAGAACTGCTTTTAGAACTTTTAAATTGATTTAATAATTCTTCTTGTGACAAAGAAAAAGCAACTAGGTTATCCAAAATCTGACGCAGCATTTTTACATCTTCTTCCATTTCTTTGTCTGCATTTTCTTGGAGAGATTCGGACATCTTCTTGGCCATAGATTGCATTTTCTTGGCAGCATCTTTTTGTTTGGGTTTTGCCTTATCTTGGTTTTGTTTTTTTAATTCTTGGGTAGCGTTTTGCAAATCCATATCAACTTTTTTGTTATCTAAAGCCTCATTAGGCAATGCCAAAGGAGATACCAAATTTTGATTGTCTTTCTTTAAAGCTTCCAGTTCTTTTTTGATAGTATCAAATTCGGTGTTTATTTTTTCTTGTTTTTCCAGCGTATTGGACTCCTTTTGGTCTGCTAATTTTTCTTGCTTCTCGGATAGCGTATTTAATTTCTCAGCAATTTGTTCTGCCTTCTTCTCTACATAATACTTTTTGGTAAGCTCTACTAATTGCTTTAAATTCTTGACTTGGTTTTTGCTGTTTTGCTCCAATTTTTCAAGCTTGCTTTGTAGGTCTTCATTCTGGATTTTGTCATTAATGCTTTTTAATTCGTCTAGAAGTTTTTTATTTTCTTCTAAATCTTTACTAGCCTTTTCTAAACGTTGTAACAAACCTTCTTTAAGAGCTTCTTTTTTTTCTGGTTTAAATTGCTCTAAATTATCTTTCATTTTGTCCGAAAATTGTTTCATCAAAGCATCTTGTTTTTCTTGCTTTTGGATAAAATCAGATAGCTTTTGTTGTTCTTTAAAATCAAAGTTTTGGTTTTCTTTACCCGACTTTTGAAGTTTATCTAATGCCGAAATTTGTTTGTTTTGTTTGTTTAATGCATTTTCTAAGTTCTGTATGCTCTGGTTTTGTTGTTCTAAAATTTGCTCTTGTTTTTCTGTAGTAGTTAAAACAGCCATAGAAAACACCCCAGATTTGCTACGCTTAAAATTATGCAAAGCATCATTATCTGAAACTTCAAAATAATAGTCATACACTACTCCTTCTTTAATAGAAAGATTACTCGGAAATGCAAACACAAATTGAGACACATTTTTAGAACTACTCTTGAGTGTTGCACGTTGAGCCAATGTAGGTTTTGCTTTAGGATAATAAACTACCTCAAGTTTTGAAATACCATAATCATCTGCAAGCTGTCCCAAAAGATAGGAGGCTCCGAGTTGTAAACTATCCGGGGCGGGCTGTACCTGTATGCTAGGATACTGATCAGGGATAACCGTTAGTTGGTAATCCAGTTTTTCGTGGTTGGGCAGCTTAGCATTGGAGGTACTAATTTGATATTCTGTGTTTTGAACTATATTTTTATGCAAAATAAAGCCATTTGGTGCTTTTTGGAAAGCAATTTGTTGTTTACCATTAAACCAGGTTACGCTTTGGGTAGCTTGGGTTTTGATTTTCCAAGTTATTTGAGTGCCCTCTGGTACTACTGCATTGCCAGTTCCTTGGATACTGCGTGCTTTTTGGTGTAGATATGCCGGAAACTGCAATTGCATTTCAAAATCAGAAATGGAAGGTACTGCAAGTACTTGCAACAAATAATCCTTAGAAACTACTTCGTTTGCTTTCAAATAAAAAGGAACATTGGCATTGGGATTGGTGATCTTAAATTGAAATTCGCCTGTTTTGGTGCTTTCTAAAAAATAACTTTCGGAACCCATCACAATCTGGACTTGTTCTGGAACGAGCTTACCGACAGTTTTAATTTTAAGAACAAAATCTTTATTTTGTTGGGTTTCTAAATGGCGGTTTACTACAACAAATTCAAATGGTGCTGGTGGTAAAAAAGCCGTATTGTAATGCACTACCCGATGCAAACTTTGAGAAAGAAGTGCCGTATTGCCAGACCAATAAAACAGCCCAAATAATACCAACGGAATTGCAACCAATGGAAGGTATTTTTTGTTGGCTTTTAAAACAATAGCGTTACCAAAAGGAATGGGTTGAAGTGCATTGGCTTTTTGGGTGATGGATGCCGCTAATAATTCGGACATTTCTAGAGAAGCGGTTTTGGAAGAAAGCTGCAAAAAATTAGTCAACGTATCTTTTACATTAGCAAAATGATTGCCTATAAGTATCGAAGCTTCCGGATACGAAAGTCCTTTTTGTAATTTAAAAAGTTTAAAAAGCGGAAAAAGTATCAGCCGAAGCAACAAGAAAACTTCTACTAGAATGAAGGTCCAAAACAAAACCGTTCTGGCTAAGGGTTGGAGCCAAAGAAAATATTCAATAAATAGGGTGAACAAAAAATACAAAAGCCCTAAACCGATAAAAAAAATGATACCCCGAAGGAGTTCATTCCAATAGTACTTTCTAATGAATGCTTCGAGCTTTTGATAAATGGCGTTTGATATTTCCAAGACTATAATTGTTTTATTTAACCAATAAAAGTAACCATTTATATTAATATAACGCATTAAAAATAACCAAAGCAATTAAAGCTATAATTAACTAATTGTTGCATTATATAAAAAAGTATTGGAAAGTGTATCTTTGTTCCAAAATAAAAATACAATGTCAAAGCAAGTTAGAGTGCGATTTGCACCAAGTCCAACAGGACCATTACATATAGGAGGAGTTCGAACGGCCTTATTTAATTATTTATTTGCCAAAAAAAATGGCGGTACTTTCTATTTAAGAATAGAAGATACCGACCAAAATAGGTTTGTTCCAGGAGCAGAAGCATATATAATGGAAGCCTTAGAATGGCTGGGTATTGCCCCAGATGAAACCATTGGAAAAAATGAAAAATTTGGGCCATACCGTCAAAGCGAAAGAAAAGCAATCTACCAAAAATATGCCGACCAATTGATTGCAAGTGGTTGGGCATATTATGCCTTTGATACACCAGAAGATTTAGATGCACAAAGAAAAGCAGATGAAAAAGAAGGGAAAACCTTTATTTATAACCATACCAATAGAGAAAAACTAGATACCTCTTTAGTGCTCACTCCAGAGCAACTAGCCAAAAGATTAGAAAAAGCAGAGCCGTATGTAATCCGTTTTAAAACTCCCGTAGAACAAACCTTACACTTACAAGACATTATCAGAGGCGATGTGAAATTTGAAACCAGTCTGTTGGATGATAAAGTATTGTTTAAAAGTGACGGAATGCCAACCTACCATCTAGCCAATATTGTAGATGACCATTTAATGGAAACCACACACGTGATCCGTGGAGAAGAATGGCTACCATCCCTACCCTTGCATGTACTATTGTACCAAGCCTTTGGTTGGGAAACGCCAGAATTTGCACATTTGCCATTAATATTAAAACCTGTAGGAAACGGAAAATTATCCAAAAGAGATGGCGATAAACTAGGTTTTCCGGTATTTCCGTTAGAATGGAAAACAGACCAAGGAATTGCAACTGGGTATAGAGAAAATGGTTTTTTTCCGGAAACGGTTATCAATTTCTTAGCCTTGTTGGGTTGGAATGATGGAACCGATAAAGAATTGTTTTCGTTAGAAGAATTAGTAGCTTCTTTTGATTTAAAACGAGTACACAAAGCAGGAGCAAAATTTGATCCCGAAAAAAACAAATGGTTTAACCACCAGTATTTAATGTTGCAAAGTGACGAAGCTTTGGCAAAGGCCTTCTCCCCTATTCTATCCGAAAAAAACATAGAAACATCCCAATATAATTTAGTCCGAATTGTTTCTTTAATAAAAGAACGAAGCCATTTTGTATCGGAGTTTTGGGATAGTAGTGATTTTTTCTTTCAGGCCCCTACGCAATACGATGCCAAAGCAACTAAAAACTGGAAAGAAGAAACTCCAGATTTAATGCTACAACTGATCCATGTTTTAGAACCAATAGATGACTTTACGGCAACCAACCTAGAAACCATTGTTAAAGATTGGATGCAAAACAACCAAATTGGCATGGGAAAAATTATGCAACCCTTTAGATTAAGTTTGGTAGGAGCATTAAAAGGACCCCATTTATTTGATATAGCAGAACTAATCGGCAAAACCGAAACAATCAATAGGATCCATAAAGCTATTAACAATTTATAAAAAAACAAAAAAGCTCCTTCTAACAAGGAGCTTTTTTGTTTTTTAGCACCAAGATAAAGTAGCTACACAAAATAGCTACTGCCAGTAAAAAACAGCAACCAACGCTAAGAATACGTTATACTTTTTATAATAAAAAAACCAAAGCACTACAATGCAAAACAAAAGTTGTAAATTAACCGTTAATTTAAAACTAAACAATACATTATGGACATTGCATTACTAATTATTCTTGTATTTGGATTATTTATCTTACTCTCCTCCTTCTTCACTGTGAAACAACAAACCGCAGTAATTATAGAACGGTTCGGAAAATATTTAAGCATCCGACAATCTGGACTGCATCTTAAAATTCCGCTAATGGATAGAATTGCAGGGCGTGTAAATCTTAAAATTCAGCAATTAGATGTTATCATTGAAACCAAAACCAAAGACAATGTTTTTGTAAAACTAAAAGTATCAGTACAATTTATGGTAGTCAAAGAAACGGTTTATGATGCGTTTTATAAATTAGAATACCCACACGATCAAATTACATCCTATGTATTTGATGTAGTACGAGCCGAAGTTCCTAAATTAAAATTAGACGATGTTTTTGAACGAAAAGACGATATTGCCATAGCCGTAAAAAGAGAATTGAATGAAGCCATGACTACCTACGGATATACCATTATCAATACCCTAGTAACGGATATTGACCCAGACATTCAGGTAAAAAATGCAATGAACAGAATCAATGCCGCAGATCGAGAAAAAACAGTTGCAGAATTTGAGGCCGAAGCTTCTAGAATACGCATTGTAGCCAAAGCCAAAGCTGAGGCAGAAAGCAAGCGTTTGCAAGGACAAGGTATTGCAGATCAAAGACGTGAAATTGCCAGAGGTTTGGTAGAAAGTGTAGATGTTCTAAACAGAGTTGGGATTAACTCTCAAGAGGCATCCGCCTTAATTGTGGTTACACAACATTACGATACTTTGCAAGCTATAGGGGCAGATTCAAATTCTAATTTAATTTTATTACCAAATTCTCCACAAGCTGGAAGCGAAATGTTAAACAACATGGTAGCTTCATTTAGCGCCTCTAACCAAGTAGGTGAAATGATGAAAAAAGGAAATAGAAAAAAAGAACGCCAAGATTCCAAAGAAAGTACTATGGATACGGATAGATATTTAGAACCCGAAGATCCACAAGACACCGAAAAGGAAGAATAAAGAATACAAATAAGTAAACGAAAAAAAAGAGGCTCAACGGCCTCTTTTTTTGTTTATAATCCAAGGGATAACTAAAGAAATAACTGTTTTGATAATAGATACGTAAGAGCCCGTAAAACCCATCTTGACCGTTCCTAACAAGTTACTAATAATCTGATTGGGTTGTAATGCTTCTTTAGTCTTTTGAATGCTTAAAACCAATCTTTGGTGGCTGATTTCTTTTTCTAATTTAAGAATTTCTAACTGCGCATCGATCTCTGCATAAGAAGCGTATTTTTTGGTTGTCATAATCTAATTGTTAAAAAATATTTCAGAGAATTTTTTTAGTATTGGACCTTCAATGATTTGGTCTTTTAGCAAATACAAAATTAAAGTAACCACTAAATAAAGTCCTCCAACGGATAAAAAACCATACGCATTATTGCCAAAGAACTCCCCTAACCCAAAGGCTAATGCAATAGAACAAAATAGCAACACCATACCAAAACACAAAGAAAGAAGTACAAATTTAAAAATAGTGGTAGTCGATTTCATGGCTACCTTAAACGATTGTAGCTTGTAATAAGCAACTTGGCTATCTATATAAGATTGTAGTTGTTCCGGAATGTTTTCGGCATTGTTTTTTAACTCTTCAAAAGCCATAATAATGTGGTTTATTTTTAGTTCTAAAATTTCTGAATTATCTCTGAAATTTTGCATTTTTGTCTTTGAGCTCTGCTAATTTATTTTCCAAAAAAATAATTACATCTTCTGTTTTATGGCTCATGTTAGAAACCAAATCTTCGTAGCTCCCCTCCAAATCTACTTTGGTGGTAGATAACTTGGTTTTTACTTCTTCCGAAAGGGTTTCGTACTTTTTTTGTAAATCTTTTTGAGCATCTTTGTAGCCTTCTTTAATTTTTCCTCTAGTTTTAGAACCTTTATCTGGTGCAAATAGAATTCCTATTCCTGCTCCAATTGCTGCACCGGTTAAAATAGCTAAAATGGTATTTCCAGAATTGTTTGCCATGATTTGGTATAATTTAATTGTTAATACTATAAAGGTACACATTTTATTAACATCTCGTTGTTAATAAACCTTAAATACAAATTAAAAAACCATTAAACTTTAAATAAAGCATTCTAATTAACAGAAATAACGTAAATGATACATAATACTATCCAAAAAATTATTATTGCTTAAATACGCTTTATGTAAGTCATTTTTGATAATAAAAAATAATCACTATTAAAAAAGTAATAGTTAAAACCAATAATTAAAAAGCACCTTCAAAAAGGTGCTTTTTAATATATAAAATCTATAGTAGTTGTCTAAAATAGCATAGCATTTAAAATGGCTAATACGGCTTCATTTTTTTCTTTGGCTTGTATTTCTAATAATAAATTTTTAAAAACCAAAAGACTAGCAGTATTTGCTTGTAGGTTTTGTAGGGTCAAAATTCTAACAGCTACCAATTGACTTTTTATAGACATGTTATAAAGTTTGGCTAAAGACTCTGGATCGATATCCTTAAAAGTTATTTTGTCCGAATGCTGCAAAATCAAATTAGCAAATAACAAGGCATTAGCATCGTTCTTGATATTTTTTACAATGGTTTGATTTAATAACGTATAATTATCGATGCTTTTTATGTTGTCCAGAATAGAAACTAAGCCTATTTGGGCCACAGTTTGGTCTTTCTCTTTAACGTATTTGTTGATTTCTTTTTGTGTAGCCATCAATAAATTGGCTTCTTTTTTGCCTTTTTCTTCCCAAGCATCTTTTAAACCTACAGTTTTATTGAATACTAATTCCGAACTATTGCTGTCTTTGTCAATGGCAAAATAACCCAAACGCTGAAACTGAAATTGATCTCCCAATTGTGCAGTATTAAGGCTTGGTTCTAGATAACCAACTACGGTTTGTAAAGAATTTTGGTTTATAAAATCCAGAAAATTTTTCTCCTTATGCGTATCTGGTGCCTCATCGGTAAACAACCTATCGTACAACCTAACTTCGGCTTTAATGGCATGCTTAATGGAAACCCAATGCAAGGTTCCTGCTACTTTTCTTTTGGAGGCCTCACTCCCACTTCCGCTCAAAGAATCCGTATCATAGCTTACTTGAATTTCGGTGATATTTCCTTGAGAGTCTTTGCTAATAGATTCTGCCTTGATGATATAAGCGTTTTTTAAGCGTACCTCATTACCAAGACTTAAACGAAAGAATTTGGCAGGTGCCTGTTCTAAAAAATCTTCTCTTTCTAGATACAATTCTCTAGAAAAAGGAAGCTTTCGGAATCCTGCTGTACTATCTTCTGGATTGTTTTCGGCGTCCAAAAATTCTTCTTTATCTTCTGGATAATTAGTTATTACTACTTTTATAGGATCTAAAACAGCCATCACTCTAGGAGCATTTTTGTTTAAATCTTCGCGCAAGCAAAATTCTAATAAAGAATAATCGATAACATTTTCGCGTTTTGCTACACCAATTATATCACAAAATTTACGAATAGAATGCGCAGTATATCCCCTTCTTCGTAATCCGGAAATGGTAGGCATTCTAGGATCGTCCCATCCGGTAACGATTTTATCTTGAACCAATTGGAGTAACTTTCGTTTACTCATAACGGTATAATTTAGGTTCAAACGCGCAAATTCGTATTGGTGTGGTCTTACCTTATTTGAATCGTAAATTTGATCCAAAAACCAGTTATACAGTTCTTTATGCATAACAAATTCTAGGGTACAAATTGAGTGCGAAATTTGCTCTATATAATCACTCTCGCCATGTGCAAAATCATACATTGGATAGATTTTCCAATCGTTAGCTGTTCGGTGGTGGTGGCGGTGCAAAATACGATACATCAAGGGATCCCGCAGTAACATGTTTTTAGAACTCATGTCAATTTTGGCACGCAAAACATGGGTTCCTTCCGGAAAATCCCCATTTTTCATGCCTTCAAATAATGCTAAATTTTCTGCAATGGAGCGGTTTCTAAAAGGACCATCTACTCCAGCTTGTGTTGGAGTTCCTTTTTGAATGGCTATAGCTTCTGAAGACTGGCTGTCTACATAGGCTACGCCTTTTTTAATCATTAAAACGGCCCAATCGTACAATTGCTGAAAATAATCCGAAGCATACCGTTCTTCATCCCAATGAAAGCCTAACCACTGCAAATCCTCTTTGATGGCATCTACATACTCTTGCTCTTCTTTGGCAGGGTTAGTGTCATCAAAACGCAGGTTTACTGGCGCATTATAACGCAATCCGAGTCCAAATTGCAAGCAAATAGATTTGGCATGACCAATGTGCAAATAGCCGTTGGGTTCTGGCGGAAATCGAAAGCGTAATTTATCTGAAGAGAATCCATTGGATAGGTTTTCTTCAATAATTTGTTCTATAAAATGGAGTGATTTTTCTTCTGTAGCCATGTTGTTGTATTAAAAACGCAAAGTTATTAAAATTGTTGGTTTATTGCTAGATCCTTGCTTTTGTTATCTAATAAAATAGAAAGAATACTCCAAAAACTTTGTACTTTTATGGCTTAATTATTTTACTTAAAAAAAATACTAAAATGGGAACTATTAAACTTAAAAATATACGCACGTTTTCGTACCACGGTTGTTTGATTGAAGAAGGAAAAATTGGGTCCGATTATGTCATAAATTTAGAAGTAAAAACAGATTTTAAGAAATCGTGTACTTCGGATGATTTAAAGGATACCGTAGATTATGTGCTACTCAATAAAATAGTAAAAGAAGAAATGGCTATTAGATCCCATTTATTGGAGCATGTAGGACAAAGAATTACTACCAGGATCTTGGATAGTGTTCCTGAAATTTCAAGAGTTTTATTAGGTATTTCTAAGCTAAACCCTCCTATTGGTGGCGATGTTGAGGCCGTAACTATTGAATTAAAAGAATATAGAAGCAAGACAGACTCTAAAAAATAGTTTATAAAAGCTTGGTTATCTGAGTAGTACTATATTTTTTAAAAAATATACTGCTTTATGCTTTTAAAAACTGAAGTTTTTAAGTACTTTTGTCCTTCCTAATTATGGCGTCGTGGCCGAGTGGCTAGGCTGGGCTCTGCAAAAGCTCCTACTGCGGTTCGAATCCGCACGATGCCTCCAAAACCTTCAAAGCAATTTGAAGGTTTTTTTTTGGTCTTTATTTTTTATAAATAAGACCTAAAAAAACCGCTCTTTTTACAAGCGGTTGGCATTGGTTTGGTCTAAAATTAGTGTGGCTTTTCTATCTTATGAAAAGCATTTTTTACCATTTCTTTTTCTTTTGGAAACCAGCCTTGGGTTATTAAAACCAATCCAAATAGCATTAAAACAATACTAATTCCTTTTTTTATTTTTAAAATATTTGAAGGAGTCATTTTGGATTTTAACTGTTTGGCCAAAAGTATTTTAATACAATCTATGGCTAAATAAGTGAGGATAACGGTGCTAAAAAAAGTAAGCATTCTAGTATTCTCCATCTCTAATTTTGGTCCTACAGAAAGGATTACTGCCATCCAAAAACCAAGCACTCCAATATTGATTATATTTAATAAAAACCCTTTAATAAAGAGGCTAAGATAATTTTTCTTGATTATTTCTTTATCAATTTGCTGGGTATTTACTTTTTTCTCTTTGCGTAAATTTAAAAACGAGATTAGCCCGTATGCAAGCATTAGTATGCCACCAAAGATGAAGAGAGCTGGTTTGTCTTGCAAATCTTGAATTAGCCTATAGCTTCCTAAATAGGCTACTGCAATAAAAATTATATCTCCCAATACAACTCCTAAATCTACTACTAAAGCGGCTCTAAATCCTTTTATAATACTGGTCTCTAGTAAGATAAAAAAAACAGGACCAATCATAAAACTTAAAAAAATTCCCCAAGGAATCCCTAATAATATATCGT
Proteins encoded in this region:
- a CDS encoding phage holin family protein → MQNFRDNSEILELKINHIIMAFEELKNNAENIPEQLQSYIDSQVAYYKLQSFKVAMKSTTTIFKFVLLSLCFGMVLLFCSIALAFGLGEFFGNNAYGFLSVGGLYLVVTLILYLLKDQIIEGPILKKFSEIFFNN
- a CDS encoding DUF6327 family protein, whose protein sequence is MTTKKYASYAEIDAQLEILKLEKEISHQRLVLSIQKTKEALQPNQIISNLLGTVKMGFTGSYVSIIKTVISLVIPWIINKKRGR
- the ybeY gene encoding rRNA maturation RNase YbeY, with protein sequence MINFNYENEFNLDNEAAIAAWLSQVILSENKKEGEINYIFCDDDYLHKINLEYLDHDTLTDVISFDYTMGAEISGDCFISVERVADNAKDFKVSFEEELRRVLVHGLLHYCGYKDKDPKDEALMRSKEDEKLSLFHVKQ
- the folB gene encoding dihydroneopterin aldolase, translating into MGTIKLKNIRTFSYHGCLIEEGKIGSDYVINLEVKTDFKKSCTSDDLKDTVDYVLLNKIVKEEMAIRSHLLEHVGQRITTRILDSVPEISRVLLGISKLNPPIGGDVEAVTIELKEYRSKTDSKK
- a CDS encoding SPFH domain-containing protein: MDIALLIILVFGLFILLSSFFTVKQQTAVIIERFGKYLSIRQSGLHLKIPLMDRIAGRVNLKIQQLDVIIETKTKDNVFVKLKVSVQFMVVKETVYDAFYKLEYPHDQITSYVFDVVRAEVPKLKLDDVFERKDDIAIAVKRELNEAMTTYGYTIINTLVTDIDPDIQVKNAMNRINAADREKTVAEFEAEASRIRIVAKAKAEAESKRLQGQGIADQRREIARGLVESVDVLNRVGINSQEASALIVVTQHYDTLQAIGADSNSNLILLPNSPQAGSEMLNNMVASFSASNQVGEMMKKGNRKKERQDSKESTMDTDRYLEPEDPQDTEKEE
- a CDS encoding glutamine--tRNA ligase/YqeY domain fusion protein produces the protein MATEEKSLHFIEQIIEENLSNGFSSDKLRFRFPPEPNGYLHIGHAKSICLQFGLGLRYNAPVNLRFDDTNPAKEEQEYVDAIKEDLQWLGFHWDEERYASDYFQQLYDWAVLMIKKGVAYVDSQSSEAIAIQKGTPTQAGVDGPFRNRSIAENLALFEGMKNGDFPEGTHVLRAKIDMSSKNMLLRDPLMYRILHRHHHRTANDWKIYPMYDFAHGESDYIEQISHSICTLEFVMHKELYNWFLDQIYDSNKVRPHQYEFARLNLNYTVMSKRKLLQLVQDKIVTGWDDPRMPTISGLRRRGYTAHSIRKFCDIIGVAKRENVIDYSLLEFCLREDLNKNAPRVMAVLDPIKVVITNYPEDKEEFLDAENNPEDSTAGFRKLPFSRELYLEREDFLEQAPAKFFRLSLGNEVRLKNAYIIKAESISKDSQGNITEIQVSYDTDSLSGSGSEASKRKVAGTLHWVSIKHAIKAEVRLYDRLFTDEAPDTHKEKNFLDFINQNSLQTVVGYLEPSLNTAQLGDQFQFQRLGYFAIDKDSNSSELVFNKTVGLKDAWEEKGKKEANLLMATQKEINKYVKEKDQTVAQIGLVSILDNIKSIDNYTLLNQTIVKNIKNDANALLFANLILQHSDKITFKDIDPESLAKLYNMSIKSQLVAVRILTLQNLQANTASLLVFKNLLLEIQAKEKNEAVLAILNAMLF
- a CDS encoding DUF4175 family protein; protein product: MEISNAIYQKLEAFIRKYYWNELLRGIIFFIGLGLLYFLFTLFIEYFLWLQPLARTVLFWTFILVEVFLLLRLILFPLFKLFKLQKGLSYPEASILIGNHFANVKDTLTNFLQLSSKTASLEMSELLAASITQKANALQPIPFGNAIVLKANKKYLPLVAIPLVLFGLFYWSGNTALLSQSLHRVVHYNTAFLPPAPFEFVVVNRHLETQQNKDFVLKIKTVGKLVPEQVQIVMGSESYFLESTKTGEFQFKITNPNANVPFYLKANEVVSKDYLLQVLAVPSISDFEMQLQFPAYLHQKARSIQGTGNAVVPEGTQITWKIKTQATQSVTWFNGKQQIAFQKAPNGFILHKNIVQNTEYQISTSNAKLPNHEKLDYQLTVIPDQYPSIQVQPAPDSLQLGASYLLGQLADDYGISKLEVVYYPKAKPTLAQRATLKSSSKNVSQFVFAFPSNLSIKEGVVYDYYFEVSDNDALHNFKRSKSGVFSMAVLTTTEKQEQILEQQNQSIQNLENALNKQNKQISALDKLQKSGKENQNFDFKEQQKLSDFIQKQEKQDALMKQFSDKMKDNLEQFKPEKKEALKEGLLQRLEKASKDLEENKKLLDELKSINDKIQNEDLQSKLEKLEQNSKNQVKNLKQLVELTKKYYVEKKAEQIAEKLNTLSEKQEKLADQKESNTLEKQEKINTEFDTIKKELEALKKDNQNLVSPLALPNEALDNKKVDMDLQNATQELKKQNQDKAKPKQKDAAKKMQSMAKKMSESLQENADKEMEEDVKMLRQILDNLVAFSLSQEELLNQFKSSKSSSATISKKIKWQQNLKEQFQHLDDSLYAMSLRNPTIAEDVTKQIGNMQYNIDNSLERFTDMQFAKGISHQQYTIAAANKLGDFLSNYLSVMQLSLSQPGSGKPKPGDGDAMQLPDIIKRQEGLGQKIKSAIESGKDPGDKNPGNSKGSKDGEGKDGEGDAKEILEIYKEQQLLREALDRELKKQGFSMGGQNALEQMKQLEKQLLNKGLTPDNLQKILRIQRELLQLDTAIKEQGEDPKRQSEISKNQFSANAKPLPKALLDYLNSIEILNRQSLPLRSNFNHKVQEYFNKK
- a CDS encoding YtxH domain-containing protein, which gives rise to MANNSGNTILAILTGAAIGAGIGILFAPDKGSKTRGKIKEGYKDAQKDLQKKYETLSEEVKTKLSTTKVDLEGSYEDLVSNMSHKTEDVIIFLENKLAELKDKNAKFQR
- the gltX gene encoding glutamate--tRNA ligase; the protein is MSKQVRVRFAPSPTGPLHIGGVRTALFNYLFAKKNGGTFYLRIEDTDQNRFVPGAEAYIMEALEWLGIAPDETIGKNEKFGPYRQSERKAIYQKYADQLIASGWAYYAFDTPEDLDAQRKADEKEGKTFIYNHTNREKLDTSLVLTPEQLAKRLEKAEPYVIRFKTPVEQTLHLQDIIRGDVKFETSLLDDKVLFKSDGMPTYHLANIVDDHLMETTHVIRGEEWLPSLPLHVLLYQAFGWETPEFAHLPLILKPVGNGKLSKRDGDKLGFPVFPLEWKTDQGIATGYRENGFFPETVINFLALLGWNDGTDKELFSLEELVASFDLKRVHKAGAKFDPEKNKWFNHQYLMLQSDEALAKAFSPILSEKNIETSQYNLVRIVSLIKERSHFVSEFWDSSDFFFQAPTQYDAKATKNWKEETPDLMLQLIHVLEPIDDFTATNLETIVKDWMQNNQIGMGKIMQPFRLSLVGALKGPHLFDIAELIGKTETINRIHKAINNL
- a CDS encoding LysE family translocator, translated to MINDILLGIPWGIFLSFMIGPVFFILLETSIIKGFRAALVVDLGVVLGDIIFIAVAYLGSYRLIQDLQDKPALFIFGGILMLAYGLISFLNLRKEKKVNTQQIDKEIIKKNYLSLFIKGFLLNIINIGVLGFWMAVILSVGPKLEMENTRMLTFFSTVILTYLAIDCIKILLAKQLKSKMTPSNILKIKKGISIVLMLFGLVLITQGWFPKEKEMVKNAFHKIEKPH